A stretch of Geomonas oryzisoli DNA encodes these proteins:
- the recA gene encoding recombinase RecA yields MLDKEKAEKALDLAMSQIEKQFGKGAIMRLGNEEALPDVASIPTGSLSLDLALGVGGVPRGRVIEIFGPESSGKTTLALHVIAEAQKLGGIAAFVDAEHALDIGYARKLGVKTDDLLVSQPDTGEQALEIAETLVRSGAIDVLVVDSVAALVPKAEIEGDMGDSHMGLQARLMSQALRKLTGIISKSNCCVIFINQIRMKIGVMFGNPETTTGGNALKFYASVRMDIRKIAALKQGNDMIGSRTRVKVVKNKVAPPFKEVEFDILYGEGISKEGDVLDLAVERNVVEKSGAWFSYGKERIGQGRENSRLFLKEHPEITEEIRAKLTAPEQDAQAPGAA; encoded by the coding sequence ATGCTCGATAAGGAAAAAGCGGAAAAAGCCCTCGACCTGGCCATGAGCCAGATCGAGAAACAGTTCGGCAAAGGGGCCATCATGAGGCTCGGCAACGAGGAGGCGCTGCCGGACGTGGCGTCGATCCCGACCGGCTCCCTCTCCCTGGACCTCGCCCTTGGGGTCGGGGGCGTGCCCCGCGGCCGCGTCATCGAGATCTTCGGACCGGAATCTTCCGGCAAGACCACCCTCGCCCTGCACGTGATCGCCGAAGCCCAGAAACTGGGCGGCATCGCGGCCTTCGTCGACGCCGAACACGCCCTCGACATCGGCTACGCCAGGAAGCTCGGCGTCAAGACCGACGACCTGCTGGTCTCCCAGCCGGACACCGGCGAGCAGGCGCTGGAAATCGCGGAAACCCTGGTGCGCTCCGGCGCCATCGACGTCCTCGTCGTCGACTCCGTCGCCGCCCTGGTCCCGAAAGCAGAGATCGAAGGGGACATGGGCGACTCGCACATGGGCCTGCAGGCGCGCCTGATGTCCCAGGCCCTGAGGAAACTCACCGGCATCATCTCCAAGTCCAACTGCTGTGTCATCTTCATCAACCAGATCAGGATGAAGATCGGCGTCATGTTCGGCAACCCGGAGACCACCACCGGCGGCAACGCGCTCAAGTTCTACGCCTCGGTCCGCATGGATATCAGGAAGATCGCCGCCCTCAAGCAGGGCAACGACATGATCGGTTCCCGGACCCGCGTCAAGGTGGTCAAGAACAAGGTGGCCCCCCCGTTCAAGGAAGTGGAGTTCGACATCCTCTACGGCGAAGGGATCTCCAAGGAAGGCGACGTGCTCGACCTGGCCGTTGAGCGCAACGTGGTGGAGAAAAGCGGCGCCTGGTTCTCCTACGGCAAGGAGCGCATCGGCCAGGGACGTGAAAACTCAAGGCTTTTCCTCAAGGAACATCCGGAAATCACCGAAGAGATCAGGGCTAAGCTCACCGCTCCAGAACAAGACGCCCAAGCACCCGGCGCAGCCTAA